One window of ANME-2 cluster archaeon genomic DNA carries:
- a CDS encoding ferrous iron transporter B, with translation MKLTIDQRWDLIDKIAKQTVTFGEYRHTLKDAIGELTVKPFTGIPIAIAVMYAFWSIFGSFAGFFTDGFFVRLFDAYWLPWLQEVFPGQGGWLYAIMVDAGGIEGGEFVLSDNCLESFGVLTSGIFVAIGVVLPAIVIFYLMLALLEDIGYMPRLAVLIDTMLHKIGLHGYAIVPTILSLGCNVPGVTATRILETKKQRFIMMTLLAIFIPCGAQIGIMQDVIPGLMGWILLYLIIGYFIFGYILNKIVPGKAPEFLIDVPPYRRPMLSNIGKKVWGRITGFFKVAIPFVLLGAAIVGVLYQIGVIRFLGDALAPVFVGWFGVPKETAGPLIAAFLRKDLAVAQLSVIEMTEYQMITAVVLVSIYFPCVATFAMMLKEGWKELLGAMAVLVVVVFAYGGLIHLIGILLGVA, from the coding sequence ATGAAACTGACTATTGATCAGCGCTGGGATCTTATTGATAAGATCGCGAAACAAACCGTGACATTTGGAGAATACAGGCATACCTTAAAGGATGCGATCGGAGAACTCACGGTCAAGCCGTTTACAGGCATACCCATTGCGATTGCGGTCATGTATGCTTTCTGGAGCATATTCGGTTCGTTTGCAGGATTTTTCACAGACGGATTCTTTGTCAGACTATTTGATGCATACTGGCTGCCATGGCTCCAGGAAGTATTCCCGGGGCAGGGTGGATGGCTATATGCCATCATGGTCGATGCCGGGGGCATTGAGGGCGGTGAGTTCGTGCTTTCTGATAACTGTCTGGAGTCGTTTGGTGTGCTGACATCGGGCATATTCGTTGCAATCGGTGTTGTTCTGCCTGCGATAGTCATATTCTACCTGATGCTTGCGCTACTCGAGGATATCGGGTACATGCCGCGGCTTGCTGTCCTCATCGATACTATGCTGCACAAGATCGGTCTGCACGGGTATGCGATCGTGCCAACGATCCTCTCACTCGGGTGCAATGTGCCAGGTGTTACTGCGACAAGAATCCTTGAGACAAAGAAGCAACGGTTCATTATGATGACGCTCCTTGCCATATTCATCCCATGCGGTGCCCAGATCGGGATTATGCAGGATGTAATCCCGGGTCTTATGGGCTGGATTCTGCTCTATCTGATTATCGGGTACTTCATCTTCGGTTACATCTTAAACAAGATCGTTCCCGGAAAAGCTCCTGAGTTTCTGATCGATGTGCCGCCGTACCGGAGACCGATGCTGAGTAATATTGGAAAGAAGGTGTGGGGAAGGATCACAGGATTTTTCAAGGTTGCAATCCCATTCGTACTGCTTGGCGCTGCTATAGTGGGCGTTCTCTACCAGATCGGAGTCATCCGGTTCCTGGGTGATGCGCTCGCTCCGGTCTTTGTCGGCTGGTTCGGCGTGCCAAAAGAGACTGCAGGTCCGCTCATCGCTGCGTTCCTCAGAAAAGACCTTGCGGTTGCGCAACTTTCTGTAATCGAGATGACCGAGTATCAGATGATCACAGCAGTTGTGCTCGTCTCGATCTACTTCCCATGCGTTGCAACGTTTGCTATGATGCTGAAAGAGGGCTGGAAAGAGCTGCTTGGAGCAATGGCTGTTCTTGTAGTGGTCGTATTCGCTTATGGTGGACTGATACATCTGATAGGAATACTCCTGGGGGTGGCATAG
- a CDS encoding GTP-binding protein: MKVLLMGHPNVGKRVFFNRLTGANVTESNYPGTTVDFTKGYMKIGGEDAELIDVPGTFSLDPKDKAEEVAVAMLHENKDAKVICVIDASKIERGVYLALEILEEGYPMVIALNMWDAAVDKNIRIDINNLQRILDVPVVPTVAISGEGIKELISRLKEAKPVEIDDIIRNAGGLT, encoded by the coding sequence GTGAAAGTCTTGCTGATGGGACACCCGAATGTGGGTAAACGCGTATTCTTCAACCGTTTGACAGGGGCGAATGTCACCGAGTCCAACTACCCAGGGACCACAGTTGATTTTACAAAAGGATATATGAAGATCGGGGGTGAGGATGCCGAGCTGATAGATGTACCAGGTACGTTCTCTCTTGATCCGAAGGATAAAGCAGAAGAGGTTGCTGTGGCAATGCTGCACGAAAATAAGGATGCGAAGGTGATCTGCGTTATCGATGCATCCAAAATAGAACGCGGGGTCTATCTGGCACTGGAAATACTTGAGGAAGGATATCCAATGGTGATCGCACTCAATATGTGGGATGCTGCAGTTGATAAGAATATCCGGATCGATATCAATAACCTGCAGCGGATCCTTGATGTTCCTGTGGTTCCGACTGTTGCGATCAGCGGCGAAGGGATAAAGGAACTCATATCAAGGCTAAAAGAGGCTAAACCTGTTGAAATCGATGACATTATCAGGAACGCGGGAGGCCTGACATGA
- a CDS encoding ferrous iron transport protein A — protein sequence MEKKLSEMEYEEEGTVTDIEGTLRKKVAGMGIRVGKKLKMITKQPVKGPVVVVVDEASTSLGLNIAEKIIVETKS from the coding sequence ATGGAAAAGAAATTATCTGAGATGGAATACGAAGAAGAAGGAACCGTAACAGACATTGAAGGAACGTTACGAAAAAAAGTGGCTGGAATGGGCATCAGGGTTGGCAAGAAGCTGAAGATGATCACAAAACAGCCGGTGAAGGGTCCGGTAGTTGTGGTCGTTGATGAGGCAAGCACCTCCCTTGGACTGAATATAGCAGAAAAGATCATTGTGGAGACGAAATCGTGA
- a CDS encoding ferrous iron transport protein A: protein MRLNDTNLSQMKPGEPVRIMDIDGGHGIRQKLNLRGISEGSIVRVISTNGPVTIEVDRNVLSIGRGMAQKIRVTRV, encoded by the coding sequence ATGCGTTTAAACGATACAAATCTTTCACAGATGAAACCAGGGGAACCGGTCAGAATTATGGATATTGATGGAGGTCACGGGATCAGACAGAAACTGAACCTTAGAGGAATCTCTGAGGGCAGCATCGTGCGTGTGATATCCACCAACGGTCCGGTCACGATCGAAGTCGATCGAAATGTCCTTTCGATCGGGCGCGGGATGGCACAAAAGATCAGGGTTACGAGAGTGTGA
- a CDS encoding N-6 DNA methylase — MLDPTLKSKINQLWDKFWSGGISNPLQAIEQMSYLLFMKRLEDEDIAREQDAQLSGKPHQSIFTGSEECKWSKWSNYPADTILYHVRDKVFPFLRTLGGEDSLYEIYMKDAVFAIPTPSLLIEAVRIINDMHIKEQNRDTKGDLYEYLLSELKTAGKNGQFRTPRHIIRMMVELANPSPGDIICDPACGTAGFLVASNEHILKNNTSSEFIKVDEEGNKYNFKGDKLNPDQYEVLREHTLHGYDFDQTMSRISLMNLMMHGINNPHIKQINTLSARYDEENHYTVVLANPPFKGSIDESEIGGKFTIKTKKTEILFLELMYTMLQSGGRCSVIVPDGVLFGSSRAHKAIRKRLLEECRLDAVISMPSGVFKPYAGVSTGVLFFTKGEPTKKVWFYDMTADGYSLDDKRTFMDGKGDIPDILEKFGRREKETYEDRKAKCFFVPVDEIKENDYDLSISKYNEIEYEEIQYEKPEVIKQKILELESKITKTLSELEV; from the coding sequence ATGCTTGACCCAACCCTCAAATCCAAGATCAACCAGCTCTGGGACAAATTCTGGAGTGGAGGCATCTCAAACCCCCTCCAGGCCATAGAGCAAATGTCCTACCTCCTCTTCATGAAACGCCTCGAAGACGAAGACATTGCACGGGAACAGGACGCACAGCTATCAGGCAAACCCCACCAGTCAATCTTCACAGGCAGTGAAGAATGCAAATGGTCAAAATGGTCCAACTACCCCGCCGACACCATCTTATATCATGTGCGGGACAAAGTATTCCCCTTCCTGCGCACCCTCGGCGGCGAAGACTCCCTCTATGAAATCTACATGAAAGATGCAGTATTCGCCATACCCACACCCTCCCTGCTCATTGAAGCCGTGCGCATAATCAACGACATGCACATCAAAGAGCAGAACAGGGACACCAAGGGCGACCTCTACGAATACCTGCTCTCAGAACTCAAGACCGCAGGCAAGAACGGCCAGTTCAGGACACCCCGCCATATAATCAGGATGATGGTGGAACTTGCAAACCCTTCTCCTGGCGACATCATCTGCGACCCTGCCTGCGGTACTGCCGGCTTTTTGGTTGCTTCCAATGAGCACATCCTGAAAAACAATACCTCATCCGAATTTATCAAAGTGGACGAAGAAGGGAATAAATACAACTTCAAGGGCGATAAGCTGAATCCTGACCAATACGAGGTGCTGCGGGAACATACCCTCCACGGCTACGATTTCGACCAGACCATGAGCCGCATTTCCCTCATGAACCTCATGATGCACGGCATCAACAACCCCCACATCAAGCAGATAAACACCCTGTCAGCCCGCTATGATGAGGAGAACCATTACACAGTGGTACTGGCCAACCCGCCATTCAAAGGCAGTATAGATGAATCAGAGATTGGCGGCAAGTTCACCATCAAGACAAAGAAGACCGAGATATTGTTCCTTGAACTTATGTACACCATGCTGCAAAGCGGCGGGAGGTGTTCGGTAATTGTGCCCGACGGGGTGCTCTTCGGCAGTTCAAGGGCGCATAAAGCCATACGGAAGAGACTGCTGGAGGAGTGCAGGCTGGATGCGGTAATCTCCATGCCCTCAGGGGTGTTCAAGCCCTATGCAGGGGTGTCTACCGGAGTGCTCTTCTTTACCAAGGGCGAGCCTACTAAGAAAGTGTGGTTCTATGATATGACCGCAGATGGGTACAGCCTGGATGACAAGCGGACGTTTATGGATGGGAAAGGGGATATTCCTGATATACTTGAGAAATTCGGGAGAAGGGAGAAGGAGACGTATGAAGACAGGAAAGCAAAATGCTTCTTTGTGCCGGTTGATGAGATTAAAGAGAATGATTACGATTTGAGCATTTCCAAGTATAATGAGATTGAATATGAGGAAATCCAGTATGAAAAGCCTGAAGTGATCAAGCAGAAAATCCTGGAACTGGAGAGTAAAATCACAAAAACGCTATCTGAATTGGAGGTATAA